Genomic window (Loxodonta africana isolate mLoxAfr1 chromosome 25, mLoxAfr1.hap2, whole genome shotgun sequence):
GAGATATGGACCAGGGAAGAGAGCATGAAGTCAttaaagaaggcaggagggggggCAGGATAAGGACTGATGACCTCTTAGACTGGGAGAGATCCAGGTCCCCTACCAAAGGCAGAAAGACATtcatcttgttgttaggtgctgtcaagtcagttccaactcagcaatcctatgtacaacagaacgaaacactgcccagtcctgcgccatcctcacaatcattgtcatgcttaagcccattgttggcagccactgtgtcaatccatttcattaagggtcttcttctttttcactgaccttctactttaccaagcttgatgtccttctccagggtctgatccctcttgacaacatgtccaaagtatgtgagatgaagtctcgccgtccttgcttctaaggaacattctggtcatacttcttccaagacagatttgttctttctttaggcagtccataatatattcaatatgcttctccaacaccacaattcaaaggcatcagttctttttcggcctttcttattcatcatccagccttcacatgcatatgaggcaattaaaaacagaaaataccacggcttgggtcaggcttgggtcttcaatgtgacatctttgtttttcaacactttatttaaagaggtctttcgcagcaggtttgcccaatgcaatgtgtcttttgatttctggactgctgcttccatgggtgttgattgtggatccaagtaaaatgaaattcttgacaacttcagtctttgaaacatttatcatgatgttgcttgttggtccagctgtgaggatttttgttttcttcgtgttaaggtgtaatccacactgaaaggttgtgtcatctgcatatcacaggttgttaatgagtcttccttcaatcctaatgccccattcttctttgtgtagtccagcttcccagatttgcttagcaaacagattgaataagtatggttaaaggatacaaccctgatacacacctttcctgaggtttttactggctaattctttacagaaatagaccactgggtccttcttcctagtctgtcttagtctggcagctcagctgaaactggggttaccctgctggtatttgaatactggtggcatagcttccagcatcacagtaacacgcaagcccccacagtacaacaaactgacagatgcatgggggaatATAAATCTTGTGTTTAGGCTTTAATAAGTGTTGATAGTGGCCAGTTGTGTTCATAGAAGGGTAGGTACAGAGCTATCCTGTGGGGACTGGGTGTTCAACATCTGTCAAGTGAACTGCAGCAAAGATTGAGAACTGCTGTTACAGAGTGTCCAGGGAGCCAGCCCTGACCAGAAACTTGACTACACATGTTGACTCATCTATCCAGtaattactgagcacctactatgtgccagatcaGATATACTATAATCTTTATATACTGAGCCTAATATGGTTTGTGTGCATAGTAAGAATTAGTTAAGGCTTATTGACTAAATATATGCATTTGTCTTATGTATTGAGCTCAATATAATATCAGTGAACTCTGTGAAAATCTTCAACTCCTTTCCCCTTTCCTAAGCCTAAAATCTATAATGTTACTAAAAGTTATAGACCATTCCCACTGCATTTCTCTTACATTGTCTGTTTTGGTCTCTTCAGGTGTTATCAGTGGCATGTCCAAACCCAAAGTCAGAAGAGGAATAAGTTACAAGTGGTCAAGACTGTGCCCTCTTGAGCCCAGAACTTGCTGGTGAGCTGAGAGGGTCCTCTAGCTCCAGTCTAGCCAAGCAACATGGAGAAAATTAGCTCCTTCTTCAGCGCCATCTGGGACATCATTTCTACCAAACACCAAGAGGGTATTTTCAACACCATCTGCCTGGGGGTCCTCCTGGGACTGCCATTATTGGTGGTCCTCACACTCATCTTTATTTGTTGCCATTGCTGCTGGAGCCGGCCAGGCAAGAGGGGACAACAGCCAGAGCagaacaagaagaagaaaaagaagaagaagaagaaggatgaAGAAGACCTCTGGATCTCTGCTCAGCCCAAGCTTCTCCAGATGGAGAAGAGGCCATCACTGCCTGTCTAGCTAGAGGCTAAGCCTCCTTCCAACCACACAGGGTAGGAAGAAGGAGTCCTTGAAGTGACACTCTCATGCCCACAGAGTTACTATTAAACCAAGGAACAAAACTCAGACTGAGTAGCACTCCCAGAGGAGCACATGGACAATTCTTGGGCACTGTCTTGGCAGCTATATGTCCGATGGCAATGCTCTTTACAGCAGTTCCAGGTATGCCTTCTATCTGCCTCCAGCATACCCCATATGCAAAAGCACAAAGAACATCCATCCATGGGTCTTGATATGGCTCCcaagtgtgtgtgcatatgtgcacaTACACATTCAGGTAACAGGTACATGGGCAAGTATATTCTGCTCACCAAATTGTCATTGAATGTCTACTTGTCTACTTTGTGCAAGGCACTGTGTAAGACAATACATTATCCACTCTTGCAAAAAATGTTTCATGGGAAGGCCTGGCCAGATCCGGGCACATAAACACAATTATAAAAACAGGCAAGGCCTCTGTGCACTGTCAGTTCTATACACCACTCAGGTTAGAAATGTGTGCTTTCCTATTCCTTCCGTACATAACATTTTACTGGAAAAACTCTTATTTGGACATTTCAGCCACCTAGTACAGTCCCCACCTCTGGGTATATTTATACAGACACACAAAGTTCCTGTGcttctcaccccctcacttgtgCCAAAAAGCTTAAAGTCTGATGGATCAAAATTAATTGAAAGCTATTTTTCTTGCATCTCATGACAAGGTCCTCATTACCACCGATAGGTATCTCACATAGTCTAGAACCTGTCTTTGAGATCCTGCCCTAAGAAGTAATCAGGAAGTAATCAACAGCTTTTGGTAGTAACTGCTAGAGAGCTATGGAAACCCACTCATTGACTTCAGCAGATAGCAATTGTGAACGTGTGTCATGTATGTTTTACAGATGGAAAGAATAAGAAGGTGCTACACCTGAGCTGGGTATCTCCTGTATAATCAAAGGGTTTCAGGGGGAAGGAATTCAGACAATCACTGGTAAAGGTCACAGAAGGCACACTGGAAATGTTCTCATGAGGACGTAACGGGTGCAGAGTATGTTGTAGGTGGCATGCAGGCGTAACAGTTTAAGTGAAAGTAGCGTGAAGCTATATGGAGGCCTACTGATATTTATCTTGAAGCTCAGGCCACTGCCTtgtacacagtaggtactcatAACTGTCTATGGATTCCGTTGGGTATGAAATGATGTCAAAGGTAAACTTATAATATCTTGCCGGTTCCCCCAAGTGACCTTCTCCTTCTCAGTGAGCCCAAGAATTGCTGCAATGGATGAGACTTAGGTATTAAATTATGCAAACGAGTGCACACAGTACCAAGGTTCAAGTTGGCAGGTGTGTACTAAGGTATGCAAGGACATATAAACTAGGTCTGCAGTGAGTTGAGGAGAGCTTCTCTCCACGGGGCTGAGGTTGGGAGATGGGGTTAATCTGCTTATATGATGAGCTGGTTGGTATTTTGATTGTATTGACAATATTATAAAAGATGGACAGTTCCCAGCTTGGGAGCGGTTTGTGCTCAGAAAGTTCATTTGCAAATCTGCTGGGTCACTCTCTCGAAATATTTTCCAGTGGAAGCTGTTATAAATGGTGGCTAAATTGGTATTTAATTAATAATATAGCTAACCTATGATATTTATAGTAacacaaaaaatgaaattttataagGTTGTTTTAATGGAAGGATGCATTGTGTTTGCTAAATTGGACCACCTGGTACCCATCTGCCCTCCAGGTGTCCTCCAGGCCTGCGGAGGGTGGGTACCTGATGGTGGTGGTTGTACCAGAGTCTTCCAACAGGTGACCCTGTAAATGATAGTTCAGGCCTAGATATGTTTTAGAACCAGTCACCATTCACTCTCAAACCCTAAGTGGCCCTAAATTCCCTGAGCACTCAGGTCCCTCATCCATAGACCCCTCAGACAGAGAAAGAAGCACTCTCTGATTCTCTGTACCCTTGTCACATAGAGTtgtcatggagcagctgggtgtccccttcacgcCAGTGGGTGGCTAGTTGTCTCCCACACCAAACACACGTACCTCCCCACCCTCTACCCTGCCCACCAGAATGAGCTGTCCTTctgtctccagccctcagcctccCTGAAATGGATGACTTGGGGGAGATGTGGAGGCTGACAGCTGAGACTGGATGTCAGACGTGATCTAGGAGAGTGGATCACCGGGATCAGGGACTGCACAAGGAACACAGTTGCCATGGCAACTGGCTGCTAGTTTGAATTAAGACAGCAGTCAGTTGTCACTGCCATGACAAGGCCTCTGTCTCCTGATACAGTGTCCCTGCTGTCTCCTTGGTCTTGTTCTAGCTCCAGGCATGAAACACCCAAAAACCCCCTTCTCCGTTGCTTCCATAGCTTGGGACCCAGAAGACCCAAAGCCTGGATAGGGCTTATCTCTTCCCCACCCCAACCTCCCCTATGACCGCTACTGAAGCACCTCGAACAGTGCCAGGCACTTGATGAGCTCTCTCAAGTTTTGGTTGAATAAATGGATGCATGAATGGAGCCTAAGGCAGTAACTATTGGTGCCCACTGCCTCCTTCTCACTTAATTCTCATCTCTCTCCCCTTGTGCTTTATTCTTCTCTtattccctcttctctctgcctcaCCCCAATTCCATCCCTTTATTCCTCACCATTTTTATTCCTCCTTTCCAGCCCCTGCCCCCTCAGGACTGGATACTGCCTTAGCTCATCAGGAAGGGTCTAATCTGATGGGGGCAAAAGGGGGATTCGTTGAAAAGGGGCCTCCTAAGCCAGCACAGATGTGGGGCTGAGGCCTCCCAGGCCAGGGTCTCTTCTGAACAGATTCAGCCACACTCAGCAGACAGGGCCAGCGGAGGTCTTCCCCATTGCTCaatgggttagtttttttttgggggggggaggggggaaggggttGGAGGACAAGCAATATAGAAAAAGGAAAGTCAACTTTTCAAGAATATAAATGGTCAAAGTTGTATAGTATTtgtcagtatttttctttttctgtaaaattcaaacactttcaaaagaaaaacttatttaaataaaatgaaaagccaTGCTTGGTCTTCTTACTTACAGGGGTCCAACAGTTACTTTTGTGACTTTAGGTATTACCCTCTTGGATGTCACTCACAAATAACAGACGAAGTGGCTCCCTGCAGGACATAAAGGCCCAGCCCTGCTCAGTCACCACCTTTACCCTGGCCAAGCCACAGGCCAGAGGAGCAAAATGCAGCTCTCTACTGCCTGGAACAGACACCCTCAGAGACCAGACACCCGCAGAGGTCCCAGCTGCAGGAAAACACACTGATGTTCCTTGGCAACACTTAGAGAACTTTCCTTTCAATGAGGTCAATCAATGTGTCCttaaaggaaaaaggagaaaattagcaaaaactaaataaaaatagaCCTCTGAGTTAAATCTGtggctgggaaggggagggatcaAAGGCCTCAGTAGTGGCCACCAGGGATGGCTGTAGATacacatatacgtgtgtgtgtgtgtgtgtaagtaagGGTGGCTCTTTTTGCAAGTCTGCCATAGCTTTGCATTGATTATGAAATGAAACATGGTGGATACTCCTGCTTCCTCCCTTGAGGAGGCCATGTTTTCTATTAAAGCAGGAACTGGAGAGCGGCGCCGTCCACTAGAACTTGGAGGATAGAAGTGCAGTGCTCTAtcagcactgtccaatatggtaccATTAGCCACATGTAGCcgtttaaattaaattaaaaggtCCGATAGCTCAGTTACACCATATTCCAAGTACTTAATAGCCCCATGTGGTTACTGGCTACCATACTCAACAAAATAGATCTAGAAGCTTATGGCGGGGAGTGGTCAAACACATTAGCAAAACACTGTGTTCACTGCATTTTAATCAGGACttaggagtcccagggtggtgcagaCAACTAAcgctctcagctgttaaccaaaaggttgaaggtttgagtccacacaggcACTTGaaaatctactttttaaaaaatcagctgctgacaaccctgtggagtgcagttctgctctgacccacgtgggttgccatgagttggaagagaCTCCATGGCAAGAGGTTTAACCAGGGCTTGGAAAGAGAGGCCTGTAGCACAGACTCACCCTTTGTCTTTGTCTCGCCCAAGACAGGCTGCTGCTTCAGTAGTTTCAGTTTATTCCTTGCTCCCATCACCACACAACCAGAGAGCAGAGACTCTTCATTCAGCTCCCTGTTCATTCCTCCAGGTCATTCCCAAACTTTCCAGTACAGAGGAGGGACTGTTGCCTAGGAAACCATCTGGAAGGAGCAGCTGCTGCACACCTGCGGGGAAGCCAGGGCTAAGCGCTGTCAGCCCTACCCGCCCAGCCTCGACCTGACCTTAGAGTTTGAACATGGATTTGAACGACACCACCAACATTCTCAACTCACCAGGGCACTCTGTGCTGGCCCCCTTGCCCTTTGCCCTTCTTATTATTCCCAAGTTCAGTCACAGGGttacaaaactgaaaaaaaaaaaaaaaaaaagtccctttaacaccactttctgtctctgtctaaGGTTCAAGGGGATGTTTTCAAACACCAAGGTAACCCGACAGTGATGCTTCATTCAGGAAGGGCCATGCATGCATCTAACCCCTTCTTAAAGCTATTTTTCCCACAAACATTTACTACCTACTATGTGCccgggtggtacaatggttaagagcttggctgctaaccaaaaggttggcagtttgaatctactagctactctttggaaacccaacggggcatttctcctctgtcctatagggtcactatgagttggaaaagactcaatggcagtggatttttttccccctggatGCCAAGGACAAAAAATTGTCCTGGAGGGACTCAGCCTGGATGTGGGACAGACAAGCAAACACAATATGGTGTGGTCATTGCTTCCTCAGAGGTTGCTGCAAGTGTGGGAGGCTGGCACCAGGGCAGACCTGGGAGCTGTGCACAGAGGGAAGAAACTGGAAAAGCAGAGGCTGGAGAACGTGGACAGGGCTGCTGGCAGGCACCACTCAGGGATGCTGTACAGCCTACAAGGTAaaaggagtccttgagtggtgcagttaatgctctcggctgctaactgaaaagttggaagttagaatccacccagggCTTctgggaagaaagatctggtatATAAACAGCgtaggggcagtgtctgacctccaaatcacgagggggaaggagactcaaaatcaacagcccaaggctgattcctatgaggcgggggtctgacatgcctcctctctccgtcatctttaccaattctgacgccAACCgtctctcccacagcactctctacttctctgctgagttcgataattcattgcaatggccacacagaactcacaggccacaCTCATAATTACAGGGTTTATTAGAGAAAtcacagttacaattcaggcttagGAACACTCAAGATACTCTTCTTCCaacaggatagcctcttcccagccatgctcgcaggcatgcctctccttggccctcagtctctgcccagaaGCACTAGCTTGCTTTCTCCATGGGCTGAAAGCCCAACACATTGTCTCCTGCTGCAGGGTCTGTTACAGGGTCTCTCTCACTGGTCTGTCCTTTCTTGGTGTTGGGCTTCTCCTCTGTGCTCCGgagttggctctcttttaaggcaaaactgaccaacccccttggtgggccacaattaccacaCAGTCCCACCTAACCAcctgggtgagagttacaagactatggctagaaaggtcacatacaaagtatgaatccaatgtgtctggtgatttgcttccataaagattacagccaagaaaaccttacagagctcagtttactctgtaacacgtggggttgccatgagtcagaactgactcaaaggcaaggggtttggtACAGTGCCACCAGGTGGCCAAATCAGGAAAGACAGCTTTTAGTCAACATCTTTTTCCCCTTAGAATAATAATTTCCTTAGAACACCAATCCAGCTAGATCACTGGTTCTCTAAGTGTACACAAGAATCACTGAGTTTTACGTGATACTCACAAATCTGTCAGAAGCAGGATTCCTGTGCTTATTTGACAGAGGAGGAATCTAAGTTGTAATTGTTGTTACGTGTTTTGGGTGAAGTGTTCCATAGTTTGCATCATTGCCCACGGGAAAGGTTCCCTAACAACAAGTCTTCCCCATCGCAGCCAGATCAGACCATATTGTAATTCCTGATTTTCCTGTATTAACAGCactccacccccacctccacctccacggGAATTAGCCTTTATGAGGCTAGAACTGTAACTGCCTTACCCACCACTCTGTCTTCTGGTACCTAGCATGGAGTCTGgcatatccaaaccaaaaaaaccaaacccattgccgttgggtcgattccagctcatggagaccctataaagtagaactacccccgtatggtttccaagactgtaatctgtgcagaagcagactgccacatctttctcccatggagcgggctggtggattcgaactatcgaccttgtggttagcagccgagcgctttaaccactgtgtcatcagggcttcCCCCTGGCACATACTATATGTTaaataaatgtgttttaaaaagagagggaaaaaagaatCATTAGAGTGTTTCTTAAAAGTGCAGAGTCCCAGGTCCTCTCCCTTACCCTGTCTGACGTGTGAAGTCTAGGGTGGGGCTGACAGCTTGCTCTCCCAACATATGCTAAGCAGATGTACATGATCCCTGAACCAGCCGTTTACAAATGCTGTGTAGATACTCAGAAAACGAAAGTGTCCTGTGGTCAAACGAGTTTGAAAATCAGTGATTCACTGCATATGGCTCCCCTCAGAGTAGATTAACCAGTGAGTACGGTAGGCACCAGTTTACGGCAAGCAAGGTAGGCgagggcttaattgtgtttgcttactaatctgtagtgcgcaTGTTCACCTGGGTTTTgccacaattaagcctgtgcttacctggCTTATTGGGCAATATGTCCAGGACTCCCCTCTCCCCCTTGGGTTCCACAACGCTTGTATCACTCTACAGGTTTTAAAAGGTACTATTATAAAGAAACTAGCTGAGCTCTGCTTAAATCGGGATTTTTCCAAACTTAATTGACCAGGGGTCCTTGTTGGTGGCCAGTCGTAGCAAATATACCTTAGAGTTGGCTAGAGATACACCTCTATCgagggaaaaaaaccaaaaagtttGAGCAGTATCTTTCATTACTTCATTTGATTCTTGCACAATCGGTACAGTGAGTAAATCAGAGATTAATGTCAAtcctattttataaatgaagaaaatgaaggccAGAGAGGTTAAGCCAGCTTACCCAGAAACCGAAGTCTCAGACTCTTACTCCAGTGCTCCTTGTACTCACAAGCCATCCTGACGCAGGCCAATCGGCTGATTTTGGCTCCTCAAAGACTGTTGAACTTGCAGGAGCACTTCCTTTGAGTCGGAAACGTGTTGAACACAATCAAGGGCTCTGCCAATAAGCCTTTAAAATGCCCAGATGGCTTCTTTGGATGCCCCACGGCAAGCCTCCTTTGCCTccttaaaaaaactgaaaaccaaacccagtgccatcgagttgaccctgactcatagtgaccctatagggcagagtttccaaggagcaccaggcagattcgaactgccgaccctttgattagcagccataacacttaaccactacgccaccagggtttactttGCCTCCTGAAACCTGTAActgctgctgtagagtcgattccaactcatactccTTAGATCTCTAATTAAACCTAATTTTTCTCACTTACCAAAATACAGAACTGTTTTCATTCCATTTTGTAGCCTCATTTTAATTACAGTTTTGCAATATCGTTTTCTATTTTTGTCATTATAAGTGCACTTCACTTTATATTATAGAATAaacaaggagcccttgtggtgcagtggttaagcactcctctgctaacctaaaggtcagtggttaaaactcaccagctgctccgtgagaggaagatgtggcgggtgtggcagtctgtttccacaaacattacagccttggaaaccctatgggctcctctgtcctatagggtcgcagtgagtcgtaatcaacttgacagcagtgagttatAGAATAAACAGGCTTTTATGGGCTATCCTTGGATCCCAACTTCTCTCTGGTTCCCCCATGGAAACAACCAACTAGCAGAAGGACTTTGGGAAGAGAATTCAGTTGCAAATCAGAAGCTACCTGAAATCCCTTCCAGGGGTGCCCCTTCACATTTCCTCCTGCCAGCATCTCCCACCACCCCGCATCTCACCATCCAGCCCTGTACACCAGGTCTGGGGATGGTGCATTCCTCCAGCAACAACTGCCTGAACACCCACCAAGCACAGGCTGGGTGATGAGCTGAACCCCACCGGCTGACCTTCCAGACAATGTTACGCAGCAAGGACGACAAGTGCGGGCTCTGCAGAACTCCCCCCTAGTGGAGGAGAGAAAAGTGGGGTTGCAGTGAGAGGTTCCTGGTAGGACAACACTGCCATCTGCTGGCCTGGATGGGTACAGCGGGGCCTCTGGCACTCCTTTGAGCTCCTGATCCTCTCTTGGCTTAAGGTAATGACTTGGAAATTTTTTGTAGCAAAGAACTTTCTCCAGCTAATGACTAAGCTTGCCAAGAACTTTTCAGTGTTTATATTTACTTTTCCTTCTGCCTTGTTGCACCTCTCTTGGCACGTTTCCCTGTCCACCCGCACTCTTTCCACACACCAcacatggtccttttcttttatgGCAAATTCTCGATCACAATTCTTTGAGTCattctttgttttctctctgGCTTCTTCAACTTGTCTAACTTTGATAATCCTTGAGTCCCTGAGATTCCAGATTAAAAAGCAGAGCTCTTGACTTCATCTGGCAAACATAAATCTGGGGCCTTATTCCccgagaggaaaccctggtggcatagcggttaagagctacagctgctaaccgaaaggtcagcagtttgaatccaccaggcgctctttggaaacctgatagggtagttctaccctgtcctatagggtcactatgaggtggaattgacgatggcaaggagtttgtttttgttggttttattccCTGGGGAAGCTGTAATCAAAAACAAGCAGTTGTACCCTGCCATAAAAGGACTCTCCTTGCTTTCACCATGCATCCTCCTCCACGTCTGTCAATTCTTCCTCCTAAATATCTCTTTAGTCTGtgccctcctccccttccccacGACAAGCCAAGGAAGTCACTTTGTCTTGAACTATCAAAATAGACCTTAACTTTGTGAATTTCTATTCTTTCCCCCAAACTTCCCCCAGCGCCCTCCCATTGTCTGTACTGCTACCAGACTAGTGTTCCCAGAATTCTAGCCACACCATGTCTCTCCAAGTCTAAAAGCTTCTGTGTGTTCACTGTCCAAGTTCTTCCATCTTAGCAGTGCTTCTCAACCCCGGCTGCATCACCTGAATTAGAATCACCAGGGAGCTTTAAAAACCATGGCCACACAGGACCCAGCTGAGGCCAATTAAATCAGTCTCTGGCGGTGGAGCCAGGCAACCACATAAAGCTTCTAGTTGTGTCTGATGGATAGTGAGGCCTGGGAGCCACATGCTCCAACTTGACTGCCATCATGCATACCTCACCTCACTAAGCAAGCACTGTCTCTCCCTCAAATACACCACGTTCCACACTTCCGCACCATGGCCCTGGAGCTTACTTGACCCGAGATGTCCTACCCTCACCCTATGCCTTGTGTTCCTCCCCTGGCAAACTCAGACTTATCCTTCCAGACCTAACGCCAGTCTTATCCCACTGACGCTTCCAGGCCCCCAGGCAGGATTAGTCACCCCGCTCTGTTCCCAACACTCAGTCCACACCGCATGGGCTCCCTCTCCCCGTGTGCTGTCATGGTTGGTTCCCACACTGTCTCCCCACCACACTGTGCTTCCCAAGGGCCAGGGCTGTGTTCTGTTCCATTACTAGTTGCTAGTGTCTTGCACATAACAGGCAAAGCCTTGGGAACTTTATCAAATTCTTGAGCTACTTCTCCCTTCCACccctagtgcctggcacacagcctgCCCGCCTATGATGGCTTTTGTTTGGTTTGTCCTAAAGGGTATGAATTTTGAATTGCCCCTGTAAGCTTCAAAAGTCTGATGGCTCCTAGCCTGGCTCCAAGAAAAATGTTTGGCCCTCTCTCAAAAGCAGGTCTACCCAGAAACCCCATTCCTTGAGCCTATATTCAGCTACCAGAGTGGTAGCCGTCAGCCCTGGTCACGTTAAAATGAGGTTAGGCACGGAGTTTAGGGCTGGAATGTTTTCCTCAGACAAACACTCTTTAAAAACGAGCTTCCCCAGCCTCTGCACTGCCTCCAATAGAATCCTTGAAGGGTCAGCTA
Coding sequences:
- the KIAA0040 gene encoding uncharacterized protein KIAA0040 homolog; this encodes MEKISSFFSAIWDIISTKHQEGIFNTICLGVLLGLPLLVVLTLIFICCHCCWSRPGKRGQQPEQNKKKKKKKKKKDEEDLWISAQPKLLQMEKRPSLPV